CCGGCGGGGCTGGCGACTTGGGTTTCCCGGCCGGCGGGGCCGGCCGGCGGTGTCTCTCGGCGGGCGGGCCGGCGCTGGTTTCTCGGCCGGCGGGCCGACGGTGGCTGCTCGGCCGGCGGGCCGACGGTGGCTGTTCGGCCGGCGGGCCGGTGGTGTTTCCCGGCCGGCGGGGAGGCTACGTCTTTGCCGGGGTTCGGGCGGCCTTGCGGGCCTCGTGCAGGGCCCGCCAGACTCGCTCGCCGGTGGCGGGAAGCTCGGAGAGCTGGACGCCCAGGGCGTCGTAGATGGCGCCCAGGACCGCGGGCGGCGTGCCGATTAGGGGAGGCTCGCCCACGCCGCGGGCTCCGAAGGGGCCGGCCGGATCGGGGTTCTCCAGGATCACGGCCTTGATCTCCGGCACGTCCACCGGGGTAGGCAGCAAGTAGTCGGTGAAGTTGGCGTTGAGCATGCGGCCCTCCCGGCGCACGACCTCCTCCATGAGGACCATGCCGAGGCCCTGCGTCACGCCGCCCTCGATCTGGCCCTCGACCAGTTGCGGGTTTATGGCCTTGCCCACATCGTGGACGGCGACGACGCGTTGCACGCTGACCTCGCCCGTCTCGACGTCCACCAGGACCTCGGCGGCATGGGACGCAAAGAGATAGGTGATGAAGGCCCGCGGCGAGAGGCCATTTTCATCCTGGGTCACCGTGCGGGGCTGGAAGAGGCTCGACGCCTCCAGCGAGTAGCCGCGCCGGCGCCCCTCGGCCAGGACGTCCGCGATGGGCACGCGGTTGGACGGGTTCTCGCTCTCGAACAGGAAGCCGCCCGCGGTGGCCAGTTCGTCCGGGTGGATGGGCAGGAGGTTCATGCCGATGTCAAGCAACTGGTGGCGCAGTTCGGTGGCGGCCAGGCGCACCGCGGTGCCGGTGAAGAAGGTCTGACGCGTGGCCGACGACGACCCGGCCTCCGGCGTGAGCTTGGTATCGGCGGAGATGACGTCCACGGAGTCGAGCGTGACGCCGACCTCTTCGGCCGCCAGCTGCGCGCACATCTGCAGCAGGCCCTGGCCGACCTCGACGGCGCCGGTGTAGACCTCGAGGCGCCCCAGGTCGTTGAACCTCACCCGCGCTCGCGACGTGTCGGGGAAGCCGTCGCCGTAGCCCAGGCCGAAACAGATGACCGAGACGCCGTAGCCGCGCTTGAGCCAGGGTTTGTCGGTATCGTAGGACCGCCCCTCCCAGCCGATCTCGGCGACGGCCCGATCCAGGCACTCGCGCGCCGACACTACCGGCACGATCTGCGTCGTGGTCACGGCCTCGCCCGGCGCGATGAGGTTGCGGCGCCGCAGTTCGATGCGATCCATCCCCAGGGCCGCGGCCAGCTTGTCCATCGTGCCCTCGTAGGCGATGGCGAGCTGCGAGGCGCCGAAGCCGCGCATGGCGCCCGTGGGGTTGTGATTGGTGAAGACGCCCACGCAATCCACGTGCACGTTCGGCACGCGATAGGGCCCCGTCGAGTGGGAAGCTGCCTTGCGCAGCACCGCGATGCCGGTGGACGCGTACGCGCCCTCGTCGGCATGGACCTCGACCACGGCGGCGACCAGGCGCCCGTCGCGCTTGGCACCCAGCTTGTAGCGGATGCGGATGGGGTGGCGCTTGTGCCGGGCTATCATGCTCTCGGCGCGAGTGAAGTCCAGGCGGATCTTCTGCCCCGTGAGGAGGGCGGCCAGGCCCAGGTAGAGCTGGATCCCGAGATCCTCGCGACCGCCGAACGCCCCTCCGGTGGGGGGCTGGATGATGCGCAAGCGCTCGATCGGCAGGCCGAGGGCAAGCGCCAGGATGCGCGCCTCTTCGTGCACCCACTGGCCCGAAGCGTGGATGGTGAGCGTGTCGCCGTCCATGTATGCCACGCCCGCCTCGGTATCCAGGAACGCGTGGTCCACGCACTGGGTCGTGAACGTCTCCTCGACGATTACGTCGGCTTCGTTGGCCAACGCCGCGAGTGCGTCGCCCTTGCGTATCTTCTGCCCGCCCAGGGTGTTGCCCCGATCGTGGATCAGGGCGGCGTTGGGGTCGAGGGCGTCGTCGATGGAGTAGACGCCGGGGAGCGGCCTGTACTCGACCTTGATGGCCTCGAGCGCTTGCCTGGCGGCGCGCTTGGTGCGGGCCACCACCAGGGCGACGGCGTCGCCGGTGAAGCGTACCTTCCTGGTCGCAAGCAACTCCATGTCGCGCCGGATGAGGCCGTGGAGGTTGGTCCCCGGCACGTCCTTGGCGGTGTAGACGGCCACCACTCCGTCGATCGCCGCAGCCTTCGAGGTGTCGATGGTCGATAGCTCGGCGTGCGGGTACTCGCTGCGCAGCACCATGGCCACGAGGAAGTCATTGCCAGGGGCCAGATCACCGCCGTAGCGCGTCTTGCCGGTCACCTTCTCGACCGCATCCAGGCGCACGGCCCGCGCCCCGAGGGGGCGGCCGCGGCCGTCGTCGGGAGCCTTGCCGCCTTCGAACCGGGCGTCCATCAGACGTTCTCCCGATTCTGCGCGGCCGCCATGACGGCGCCCAGCACCTTCATGTAGCCGGTGCAGCGGCAGATGTTGCCTTCGAGGCCTTCGCGCACCTCCTGGAGCGAGGGCCTCGCGTGCTTCGCGATGAGGGCCTTGGCGCTGAGCACCAGTCCGGGAGTGCAGAACCCGCACTGGACCGCGCCTTCCTTGACGAAGGCCTCCTGGACCGGATCGAGAACGTCGCCGCTGGCCAGACCCTCGATGGTGACGACCTCACGGCCCTCCATCTGGGGCGCAAGGATGAGGCAGGCATTCATCGGCACGCCGTCCACCAGGACCGTGCACGAGCCGCATTCGCCCTCGTGGCACGCCCCCTTCGTGCCCGTCAGGCCCAGATCCTCCCGCAGGACCTCCAGCAGGGT
The DNA window shown above is from Candidatus Tanganyikabacteria bacterium and carries:
- a CDS encoding xanthine dehydrogenase family protein molybdopterin-binding subunit — encoded protein: MDARFEGGKAPDDGRGRPLGARAVRLDAVEKVTGKTRYGGDLAPGNDFLVAMVLRSEYPHAELSTIDTSKAAAIDGVVAVYTAKDVPGTNLHGLIRRDMELLATRKVRFTGDAVALVVARTKRAARQALEAIKVEYRPLPGVYSIDDALDPNAALIHDRGNTLGGQKIRKGDALAALANEADVIVEETFTTQCVDHAFLDTEAGVAYMDGDTLTIHASGQWVHEEARILALALGLPIERLRIIQPPTGGAFGGREDLGIQLYLGLAALLTGQKIRLDFTRAESMIARHKRHPIRIRYKLGAKRDGRLVAAVVEVHADEGAYASTGIAVLRKAASHSTGPYRVPNVHVDCVGVFTNHNPTGAMRGFGASQLAIAYEGTMDKLAAALGMDRIELRRRNLIAPGEAVTTTQIVPVVSARECLDRAVAEIGWEGRSYDTDKPWLKRGYGVSVICFGLGYGDGFPDTSRARVRFNDLGRLEVYTGAVEVGQGLLQMCAQLAAEEVGVTLDSVDVISADTKLTPEAGSSSATRQTFFTGTAVRLAATELRHQLLDIGMNLLPIHPDELATAGGFLFESENPSNRVPIADVLAEGRRRGYSLEASSLFQPRTVTQDENGLSPRAFITYLFASHAAEVLVDVETGEVSVQRVVAVHDVGKAINPQLVEGQIEGGVTQGLGMVLMEEVVRREGRMLNANFTDYLLPTPVDVPEIKAVILENPDPAGPFGARGVGEPPLIGTPPAVLGAIYDALGVQLSELPATGERVWRALHEARKAARTPAKT
- a CDS encoding (2Fe-2S)-binding protein, with the protein product MATTETKQPQSQQGDHPWRLQFTCNGEAREIDIDPHHTLLEVLREDLGLTGTKGACHEGECGSCTVLVDGVPMNACLILAPQMEGREVVTIEGLASGDVLDPVQEAFVKEGAVQCGFCTPGLVLSAKALIAKHARPSLQEVREGLEGNICRCTGYMKVLGAVMAAAQNRENV